One genomic window of Leopardus geoffroyi isolate Oge1 chromosome C3, O.geoffroyi_Oge1_pat1.0, whole genome shotgun sequence includes the following:
- the CFAP45 gene encoding cilia- and flagella-associated protein 45 isoform X1, with translation MPLSAAGILSSSSATSNRSRNKTRYRTKAVSSEVDESLFGGVKPLTQDNSPTVLLRDKHAIRKTLAALSLDHKPETIQVVTRDMVRKLIVPAKDPSGESLIMSPEDFERIRWASHVLSREELEAREQAFQKEKEAIMDAVATRKKIVRHKEMVWRTNRKLSDLEEAAQERAQDLLQRASQLQAEQEEELRAMSKIILNAKCHAIRDAQILEKQLIQRELDAEERRLDHMMEVERQKAIQRQEELDRKRREERIRGRRHIVQQMEKNREERSLLAEQREQEKELVLASMQQLQEEDLRDMERRHQEKLKMQAEIKRINDENQRQKAELLAQEKLADQMVMEATKKKMAREAEFEAEQERIRREKEKEITRLRAMQEKAQDHQAQQDALRAKRNQEVADREWRRKEKENAQKKMETEAKLRQSRLEQVALKEHALAVQVQRDRDDFERILRAQREQIEKERLEAEKKAAGRLRHADELRRQVRENQQKQVQDRIATFEEGRRLQEEAQKRRERIDDLKKKKIQELRATGLPEKYCVEAERKANILPAASVN, from the exons ccGCTGAGTGCCGCTGGCATCCTGAGTTCCTCTTCCGCCACTTCCAACAGGTCGAGGAATAAAACTCGCTATCGGACCAAAGCCGTGAGCTCCGAGGTGGACGAGAGCCTCTTCGGAGGTGTCAAG CCTCTGACCCAGGACAACAGTCCTACCGTGCTGCTCCGAGATAAGCACGCCATTCGGAAGACTCTCGCTGCCCTGAGCTTGGACCACAAGCCGGAGACCATCCAGGTCGTCACCAGGGACATGGTCCGGAAACTCAT TGTTCCCGCCAAGGATCCCTCGGGGGAGTCCCTCATCATGAGCCCTGAGGACTTTGAGCGCATCAGGTGGGCGTCCCACGTCCTGAGCAGAGAAGAGCTGGAGGCCAGGGAGCAGGCcttccagaaggagaaggaggccaTCATG GACGCAGTGGCCACACGTAAGAAGATCGTGAGGCACAAGGAGATGGTGTGGAGAACCAACAGGAAGCTCAGCGACCTGGAGGAGGCGGCCCAGGAGAGGGCCCAGGACCTGCTGCAGAGAGCCAGCCAGCTGCAGGCCGAGCAGGAGGAGGAGCTCAGGGCCATGAGCAAG ATCATCCTCAATGCCAAGTGCCATGCCATCCGGGATGCCCAAATCCTGGAGAAGCAGCTGATTCAAAGAGAGCTGGACGCGGAGGAGAGGCGTTTGGATCACATGATGGAGGTGGAACGGCAGAAGGCCATTCAAAGGCAGGAGGAGCTggacaggaagaggagggaggaaagaatccG GGGCAGACGGCACATCGTGCAGCAGATGGAAAAGAACCGGGAGGAGCGGTCGCTGCTGGCGGAGCAGCGGGAGCAGGAGAAGGAGCTGGTGCTGGCGTCCATGCAGCAGCTCCAAGAGGAAGATCTGCGG GACATGGAACGGAGGCACCAGGAAAAATTGAAGATGCAAGCCGAGATTAAGCGCATTAACGACGAAAaccagagacagaaggcagagctGCTCGCTCAGGAGAAGCTGGCGGACCAGATGGTGATGGAGGCCACCAAGAAGAAGATG GCTCGAGAAGCAGAGTTTGAGGCTGAGCAGGAGAGAATccggagggagaaagagaaggagatcaCCCGGCTGAGGGCCATGCAGGAGAAGGCACAAGATCACCAGGCACAGCAG gacGCCTTGCGGGCCAAGCGCAACCAGGAGGTTGCGGACAGGGAGTGGcgcaggaaggaaaaggaaaacgcGCAgaagaagatggagacagaggccAAACTGCGCCAGAGCCGGCTGGAACAGGTGGCTCTCAAGGAGCACGCTCTGGCCGTTCAGGTGCAACGGGACCGGGACGATTTCGAGAGGATTCTTCG GGCTCAGAGAGAGCAGATCGAGAAGGAGCGGCTGGAGGCGGAGAAAAAGGCCGCGGGGCGCCTGCGGCACGCGGATGAACTCCGGCGCCAAGTGCGCGAGAACCAGCAGAAGCAGGTGCAGGACCGCATCGCCACCTTTGAGGAGGGCCGGCGTCTCCAGGAGGAGGCCCAGAAGCGGCGCGAGCGCATCGATGACCTCAAGAAGAAGAAGATCCAGGAGCTGAG agCCACCGGCCTCCCTGAGAAGTACTGTGTGGAAGCCGAGCGCAAAGCCAACATCCTGCCAGCCGCCTCTGTGAACTGA
- the CFAP45 gene encoding cilia- and flagella-associated protein 45 isoform X3 gives MPLSAAGILSSSSATSNRSRNKTRYRTKAVSSEVDESLFGGVKPLTQDNSPTVLLRDKHAIRKTLAALSLDHKPETIQVVTRDMVRKLIVPAKDPSGESLIMSPEDFERIRWASHVLSREELEAREQAFQKEKEAIMDAVATRKKIVRHKEMVWRTNRKLSDLEEAAQERAQDLLQRASQLQAEQEEELRAMSKDMERRHQEKLKMQAEIKRINDENQRQKAELLAQEKLADQMVMEATKKKMAREAEFEAEQERIRREKEKEITRLRAMQEKAQDHQAQQDALRAKRNQEVADREWRRKEKENAQKKMETEAKLRQSRLEQVALKEHALAVQVQRDRDDFERILRAQREQIEKERLEAEKKAAGRLRHADELRRQVRENQQKQVQDRIATFEEGRRLQEEAQKRRERIDDLKKKKIQELRATGLPEKYCVEAERKANILPAASVN, from the exons ccGCTGAGTGCCGCTGGCATCCTGAGTTCCTCTTCCGCCACTTCCAACAGGTCGAGGAATAAAACTCGCTATCGGACCAAAGCCGTGAGCTCCGAGGTGGACGAGAGCCTCTTCGGAGGTGTCAAG CCTCTGACCCAGGACAACAGTCCTACCGTGCTGCTCCGAGATAAGCACGCCATTCGGAAGACTCTCGCTGCCCTGAGCTTGGACCACAAGCCGGAGACCATCCAGGTCGTCACCAGGGACATGGTCCGGAAACTCAT TGTTCCCGCCAAGGATCCCTCGGGGGAGTCCCTCATCATGAGCCCTGAGGACTTTGAGCGCATCAGGTGGGCGTCCCACGTCCTGAGCAGAGAAGAGCTGGAGGCCAGGGAGCAGGCcttccagaaggagaaggaggccaTCATG GACGCAGTGGCCACACGTAAGAAGATCGTGAGGCACAAGGAGATGGTGTGGAGAACCAACAGGAAGCTCAGCGACCTGGAGGAGGCGGCCCAGGAGAGGGCCCAGGACCTGCTGCAGAGAGCCAGCCAGCTGCAGGCCGAGCAGGAGGAGGAGCTCAGGGCCATGAGCAAG GACATGGAACGGAGGCACCAGGAAAAATTGAAGATGCAAGCCGAGATTAAGCGCATTAACGACGAAAaccagagacagaaggcagagctGCTCGCTCAGGAGAAGCTGGCGGACCAGATGGTGATGGAGGCCACCAAGAAGAAGATG GCTCGAGAAGCAGAGTTTGAGGCTGAGCAGGAGAGAATccggagggagaaagagaaggagatcaCCCGGCTGAGGGCCATGCAGGAGAAGGCACAAGATCACCAGGCACAGCAG gacGCCTTGCGGGCCAAGCGCAACCAGGAGGTTGCGGACAGGGAGTGGcgcaggaaggaaaaggaaaacgcGCAgaagaagatggagacagaggccAAACTGCGCCAGAGCCGGCTGGAACAGGTGGCTCTCAAGGAGCACGCTCTGGCCGTTCAGGTGCAACGGGACCGGGACGATTTCGAGAGGATTCTTCG GGCTCAGAGAGAGCAGATCGAGAAGGAGCGGCTGGAGGCGGAGAAAAAGGCCGCGGGGCGCCTGCGGCACGCGGATGAACTCCGGCGCCAAGTGCGCGAGAACCAGCAGAAGCAGGTGCAGGACCGCATCGCCACCTTTGAGGAGGGCCGGCGTCTCCAGGAGGAGGCCCAGAAGCGGCGCGAGCGCATCGATGACCTCAAGAAGAAGAAGATCCAGGAGCTGAG agCCACCGGCCTCCCTGAGAAGTACTGTGTGGAAGCCGAGCGCAAAGCCAACATCCTGCCAGCCGCCTCTGTGAACTGA
- the CFAP45 gene encoding cilia- and flagella-associated protein 45 isoform X2 produces the protein MVRKLIVPAKDPSGESLIMSPEDFERIRWASHVLSREELEAREQAFQKEKEAIMDAVATRKKIVRHKEMVWRTNRKLSDLEEAAQERAQDLLQRASQLQAEQEEELRAMSKIILNAKCHAIRDAQILEKQLIQRELDAEERRLDHMMEVERQKAIQRQEELDRKRREERIRGRRHIVQQMEKNREERSLLAEQREQEKELVLASMQQLQEEDLRDMERRHQEKLKMQAEIKRINDENQRQKAELLAQEKLADQMVMEATKKKMAREAEFEAEQERIRREKEKEITRLRAMQEKAQDHQAQQDALRAKRNQEVADREWRRKEKENAQKKMETEAKLRQSRLEQVALKEHALAVQVQRDRDDFERILRAQREQIEKERLEAEKKAAGRLRHADELRRQVRENQQKQVQDRIATFEEGRRLQEEAQKRRERIDDLKKKKIQELRATGLPEKYCVEAERKANILPAASVN, from the exons ATGGTCCGGAAACTCAT TGTTCCCGCCAAGGATCCCTCGGGGGAGTCCCTCATCATGAGCCCTGAGGACTTTGAGCGCATCAGGTGGGCGTCCCACGTCCTGAGCAGAGAAGAGCTGGAGGCCAGGGAGCAGGCcttccagaaggagaaggaggccaTCATG GACGCAGTGGCCACACGTAAGAAGATCGTGAGGCACAAGGAGATGGTGTGGAGAACCAACAGGAAGCTCAGCGACCTGGAGGAGGCGGCCCAGGAGAGGGCCCAGGACCTGCTGCAGAGAGCCAGCCAGCTGCAGGCCGAGCAGGAGGAGGAGCTCAGGGCCATGAGCAAG ATCATCCTCAATGCCAAGTGCCATGCCATCCGGGATGCCCAAATCCTGGAGAAGCAGCTGATTCAAAGAGAGCTGGACGCGGAGGAGAGGCGTTTGGATCACATGATGGAGGTGGAACGGCAGAAGGCCATTCAAAGGCAGGAGGAGCTggacaggaagaggagggaggaaagaatccG GGGCAGACGGCACATCGTGCAGCAGATGGAAAAGAACCGGGAGGAGCGGTCGCTGCTGGCGGAGCAGCGGGAGCAGGAGAAGGAGCTGGTGCTGGCGTCCATGCAGCAGCTCCAAGAGGAAGATCTGCGG GACATGGAACGGAGGCACCAGGAAAAATTGAAGATGCAAGCCGAGATTAAGCGCATTAACGACGAAAaccagagacagaaggcagagctGCTCGCTCAGGAGAAGCTGGCGGACCAGATGGTGATGGAGGCCACCAAGAAGAAGATG GCTCGAGAAGCAGAGTTTGAGGCTGAGCAGGAGAGAATccggagggagaaagagaaggagatcaCCCGGCTGAGGGCCATGCAGGAGAAGGCACAAGATCACCAGGCACAGCAG gacGCCTTGCGGGCCAAGCGCAACCAGGAGGTTGCGGACAGGGAGTGGcgcaggaaggaaaaggaaaacgcGCAgaagaagatggagacagaggccAAACTGCGCCAGAGCCGGCTGGAACAGGTGGCTCTCAAGGAGCACGCTCTGGCCGTTCAGGTGCAACGGGACCGGGACGATTTCGAGAGGATTCTTCG GGCTCAGAGAGAGCAGATCGAGAAGGAGCGGCTGGAGGCGGAGAAAAAGGCCGCGGGGCGCCTGCGGCACGCGGATGAACTCCGGCGCCAAGTGCGCGAGAACCAGCAGAAGCAGGTGCAGGACCGCATCGCCACCTTTGAGGAGGGCCGGCGTCTCCAGGAGGAGGCCCAGAAGCGGCGCGAGCGCATCGATGACCTCAAGAAGAAGAAGATCCAGGAGCTGAG agCCACCGGCCTCCCTGAGAAGTACTGTGTGGAAGCCGAGCGCAAAGCCAACATCCTGCCAGCCGCCTCTGTGAACTGA